In Streptomyces sp. NBC_01717, one DNA window encodes the following:
- a CDS encoding NUDIX domain-containing protein translates to MTDEPRAAGVRFDDNRLVLEQYRDQAGIYYSFPGAAPDSFRADGRTAEGTSAALSLTEALHARIRPVGTAENVLRAWSQGAPPQDTAALDDPTTAEPTRVRGGAIVIRDRRMLLIHFPGDDGCHYEIPGGGVEAGETPEVAAVRELREETGLHGTVVREVARIWRGGTRGHYFTMEADGEVGEPETLDNYGGAPAWVPVSELPTTPLWPRRLSWRIAHWHTSGWPAYPAELADTVWDLDAACGW, encoded by the coding sequence ATGACTGACGAACCTCGCGCCGCAGGTGTGCGTTTCGACGACAACAGACTTGTCCTGGAGCAGTATCGGGACCAGGCCGGCATCTACTACTCCTTCCCGGGCGCCGCCCCGGACTCCTTCCGCGCCGACGGCCGGACCGCTGAGGGCACATCGGCCGCACTCTCCCTGACCGAGGCGCTGCACGCCCGGATCCGCCCGGTCGGCACGGCGGAGAACGTCCTGCGCGCGTGGTCGCAGGGAGCTCCCCCGCAGGACACGGCCGCCCTGGACGACCCGACGACAGCCGAACCGACCCGGGTCCGCGGCGGCGCGATCGTCATCCGCGACCGGCGGATGCTACTGATCCACTTCCCCGGGGACGACGGCTGCCACTACGAGATCCCGGGCGGCGGCGTCGAAGCCGGCGAGACACCGGAGGTGGCGGCGGTCCGCGAACTCCGGGAGGAGACCGGCCTGCACGGAACGGTCGTACGCGAAGTGGCCCGGATCTGGCGGGGCGGCACCCGGGGCCACTACTTCACGATGGAGGCGGACGGCGAAGTGGGCGAACCGGAGACACTGGACAACTACGGGGGCGCCCCGGCCTGGGTACCGGTCTCCGAGCTGCCCACCACCCCGCTCTGGCCCCGCCGGCTGTCCTGGCGGATCGCCCACTGGCACACCTCCGGCTGGCCGGCGTATCCGGCCGAACTGGCGGATACGGTCTGGGACCTGGACGCGGCCTGCGGGTGGTGA
- a CDS encoding EamA family transporter, whose amino-acid sequence MNDQRSAAEPAVAAVAVPEAVSALDGAGSARPGGRRAALAPVALVVAGGLSVQFGSAVAALLMPRAGALGVVTLRLVVAAVVLLAVCRPKLRGHSRADWGTVVAFGIAMGAMNMLFYQALDRIPLGAAVTLEVLGPLALSVIASRRLINFVWAGLALGGVFLLGGGGFDRLDPLGAAFALGAGAMWATYIVFSARTGRRFPQADGLALAMVVAAVLSLPLGILESGAKLAVPSTLAMGAAVALMSSVLPYTLELMALRRLPAHTFAVLMSLEPAIAATAGFLILDQALTATDALAIALVIGASMGAVRSQVGAGRRTKANS is encoded by the coding sequence GTGAACGACCAGCGCAGTGCCGCAGAGCCGGCCGTAGCAGCCGTCGCCGTACCGGAGGCGGTGTCCGCCCTCGACGGGGCGGGCTCCGCGCGTCCGGGCGGCCGAAGGGCGGCGCTCGCCCCGGTGGCCCTGGTGGTCGCGGGCGGCCTCTCCGTGCAGTTCGGCTCGGCGGTCGCGGCCCTGCTGATGCCGCGGGCCGGTGCGCTCGGGGTGGTCACGCTCCGGCTGGTGGTCGCCGCGGTCGTCCTGCTGGCCGTCTGCCGCCCGAAGCTGCGCGGTCACTCGCGGGCCGACTGGGGAACGGTGGTTGCGTTCGGCATCGCCATGGGCGCCATGAACATGCTCTTCTACCAGGCTCTCGACCGCATTCCGCTGGGTGCGGCCGTCACCCTGGAGGTGCTCGGCCCGCTGGCGCTCTCGGTGATCGCCTCCCGCCGTCTGATCAACTTCGTCTGGGCGGGGCTCGCGCTGGGCGGGGTGTTCCTGCTGGGCGGCGGAGGCTTCGACCGGCTGGACCCGCTCGGTGCGGCGTTCGCGCTGGGTGCGGGGGCGATGTGGGCGACGTACATCGTCTTCAGCGCCCGCACCGGCCGCCGCTTCCCGCAGGCCGACGGTCTGGCCCTGGCGATGGTGGTCGCCGCAGTGCTGTCACTGCCGCTGGGCATCCTGGAATCGGGCGCGAAGCTGGCGGTCCCGTCGACACTGGCGATGGGTGCGGCGGTGGCGCTGATGAGCTCGGTGCTCCCGTACACCCTGGAACTGATGGCGCTGCGCCGGCTGCCCGCGCACACGTTCGCCGTGCTGATGAGCCTGGAGCCGGCCATCGCGGCGACGGCCGGATTCCTCATCCTCGACCAGGCCCTGACCGCCACCGACGCGCTGGCGATCGCGCTGGTCATCGGGGCGAGCATGGGCGCGGTCCGCAGCCAGGTGGGCGCCGGCCGCCGCACGAAGGCGAACTCCTAG